The following coding sequences are from one Ancylobacter sp. TS-1 window:
- a CDS encoding adenylate cyclase gives MSEMDGKPLSGEQEEASPSCPPAEDVQHQVERILASPELRRSCRLADFLAYIVEETLQGRQDRIKAYSIGIEVLGRDAAFDPQLDPVVRIEAGRLRRELEYYYLTTGRDDPVGIEIPKGAYVPHFFYRAHAAGPARPAGDGPTRSPPLPAMPPRGNGLWRRHWRWTLTGAVIASLFVLVGVSTWNERAETAMAGNIASQPTLLLLPFTDLGGGGNLGLRAAAIAEELKTRLVRFREIRVIAPDGAGAADREGWPAAQYLLDGSVRADEQRLRITGRLIDRASGTILWSDTYDISLAATDTIAVEQDIASRIADAVAQPYGVLFRAGVPAELGTASAGGADHYRCALDFYRYRSDLGAAMHAPVRACLLRSVADNPDNATAWAMLSYMYLDEDRFGFNRVASPPPAGRALAAARRAIQIDPTNVRGLQALMTALFFNRQPEEALRIGAQAYRLNPDDTELLGEYGSRLMQAGQHRRGMAMMEEAMARNPGATGLYAGLLALGAYLEGDDPRALTLIRRSDLQHFPIYHFVAALIFARNGLAAETAASREAFLRMRPGFFARFDAELDDRNFDAADRARLIEGAREAGFPVSPQAAEPAARIPAVRSY, from the coding sequence ATGAGCGAGATGGACGGAAAGCCGCTATCGGGTGAGCAGGAGGAGGCGTCGCCGTCTTGCCCCCCGGCGGAAGACGTCCAGCACCAGGTCGAGCGCATCCTCGCCAGCCCGGAGCTGAGGCGGTCCTGCCGCCTTGCCGATTTCCTCGCCTACATCGTCGAAGAAACGCTGCAGGGCCGTCAGGATCGCATCAAGGCCTATTCGATCGGCATCGAAGTGCTGGGGCGCGACGCCGCTTTCGATCCCCAGCTCGACCCCGTGGTGCGCATCGAGGCGGGCCGGCTGCGGCGGGAACTCGAATATTACTACCTCACCACCGGCCGCGACGACCCGGTGGGCATCGAGATTCCCAAGGGCGCCTACGTGCCCCATTTCTTCTACCGCGCCCACGCGGCCGGTCCGGCCCGTCCGGCCGGCGACGGGCCCACCCGCTCCCCGCCCCTGCCGGCCATGCCCCCACGCGGCAATGGCCTGTGGCGACGGCACTGGCGCTGGACGCTCACCGGCGCTGTCATCGCCAGCCTGTTCGTCCTGGTGGGAGTGAGCACATGGAACGAACGGGCGGAGACCGCCATGGCGGGAAACATCGCCAGCCAGCCGACGCTTCTGTTGCTGCCCTTCACTGATCTTGGCGGCGGCGGAAACCTCGGGCTGCGGGCGGCGGCCATCGCGGAGGAATTGAAGACCCGGCTCGTGCGCTTTCGGGAAATCCGGGTGATCGCGCCCGACGGCGCGGGAGCGGCGGACCGGGAAGGCTGGCCGGCGGCCCAGTACCTGCTCGACGGCAGCGTGCGCGCGGACGAGCAGCGCCTGCGCATCACGGGCCGGCTCATCGACCGCGCCAGCGGCACCATCCTGTGGTCGGACACCTACGATATCAGCCTCGCGGCAACCGACACCATCGCGGTGGAACAGGACATCGCCTCGCGCATCGCCGATGCCGTGGCGCAGCCCTACGGCGTGCTGTTCCGCGCCGGGGTTCCCGCCGAGCTCGGCACCGCGTCGGCCGGGGGCGCGGACCACTACCGATGCGCGCTGGACTTCTACCGCTACCGCAGCGACCTCGGCGCGGCGATGCATGCGCCGGTGCGCGCCTGCCTGCTGCGCAGCGTGGCGGACAACCCGGACAACGCCACCGCCTGGGCCATGCTGTCCTATATGTATCTGGACGAGGACAGGTTCGGCTTCAACCGCGTCGCCTCCCCGCCGCCGGCCGGGCGGGCGCTGGCGGCCGCCCGGCGCGCCATCCAGATCGATCCGACGAATGTGCGCGGCCTGCAGGCCCTGATGACCGCGCTGTTCTTCAACCGCCAGCCCGAAGAGGCGCTCAGGATCGGCGCGCAGGCCTACCGGCTCAACCCGGACGATACCGAACTGCTCGGCGAGTATGGCAGCCGGCTCATGCAGGCGGGGCAGCACCGGCGCGGCATGGCAATGATGGAAGAGGCCATGGCCCGCAATCCCGGCGCCACCGGGCTTTATGCCGGCCTGCTGGCGCTCGGCGCCTATCTCGAAGGCGACGACCCGCGCGCGCTGACCCTCATCCGCCGTTCCGACCTGCAGCACTTCCCGATCTACCATTTCGTGGCGGCGCTCATCTTCGCGCGCAACGGCCTCGCTGCCGAAACCGCCGCCAGTCGCGAGGCGTTCCTCCGGATGCGGCCCGGTTTCTTCGCCCGCTTCGACGCCGAGCTCGACGATCGCAACTTCGATGCCGCCGACCGCGCACGGCTGATCGAGGGCGCGCGCGAGGCGGGTTTCCCCGTCTCGCCGCAGGCCGCCGAACCGGCGGCGCGCATACCGGCCGTCCGCTCCTACTGA